In Sphingomonas psychrotolerans, the following proteins share a genomic window:
- a CDS encoding amidohydrolase family protein → MKAYAVALVSLVALAAHQAAAQVAPPSQQKPVQETQSPEDEIVRPIEQQTPQPTGAPVAAAPAAPATVAKSDKPAKWDVNAPTGASIRQIPIRVSEGSWMDLDVSPDGQMIAFALLGDLYTMPIAGGAPRRIAEGLAWEVQPRFSPDGRRIAFTSDRGGGDNIWVMNRDGSDKRQVTREEFRLLNQPSWSPDGRYIAAKKHFTTGRSLGTGEVWLYHVSGGGGVMLVKRPNETHQKELGEPIYSKDGKSIFYTRNVTPGPIFEYAQDSNTELFDIERYDLDTGEVSSAVSGAGGAVRPTPSPDGRKIAFVRREATRSKLYVKDLVSGEERKIYDDLDQDVQETWAVTGVYPNMAWTPDGKSLLFWAKGKIRRIDADGANAREIPFTVNDTRGVIDAPHPQIAVAPDRFTTTMPRFATVSPEGDRVVFESLGKLWVKSMGGGVAKRLTSGGDGFELFPSWSRDGRTIAFVGWTDAGLGRIRTVAASGGTPRDVTSQPGHYARPRFSPDGKTIVFERVGAGNLTSPNWTQDPGVYRVAASGGEPVRVAKGMAAAQFGAANDRIFMIGEEGKDGKSERQLISTDLGGQNKRVHASGEMVTDYSVAPSGEYVAFRQNYAAFVVPLMPGNQSVGLASDAKALPVTRASAGGADYIHWSNDGKRLHWSLGPTLYTAETAQLFPDAPRAEGAPAFVPPTSGVSLAREVAATRPGGTVAITGARLVTMADAAGGIIDDGVVVIRGDRIVAVGPRASIAVPAGATVIDAAGKTIIPGLIDAHAHGPAGNDELIPQNNWSMHQNLALGTTTIHDPSNRSSEIFAAAEMQRAGLILAPRIFSTGEIVYGAKAADVYAQIDSLDDALAHVRRLKAQGANSVKNYNQPRREQRQQVVEAARRENMQVVAEGGSLFGMDMNLVADGNSTLEHNVPLETFYEDVLQFFSQTKTNYTPTLVVTYGGLAGDPYWRQATDVYAHPLLRAHTPPAVLLADNARRIKAPEDNFVDDDNAREASKLAKRGVLVSIGAHGQQAGIGAHWELWSFVRGGMTPIEALRAGTIVPAQSLGMARDIGSLEPGKLADLVVLDKDPTTDIRNSDKVSRVMLGGRLYDAATLDEVGTGTAKRGAYWWEKAGR, encoded by the coding sequence ATGAAAGCTTACGCGGTCGCGCTCGTCTCGCTGGTTGCACTTGCCGCGCATCAGGCTGCGGCCCAGGTCGCGCCTCCCTCACAGCAAAAGCCGGTGCAGGAGACCCAGTCTCCCGAAGACGAGATCGTCCGCCCGATCGAGCAGCAGACGCCGCAGCCGACCGGCGCGCCCGTGGCCGCGGCACCCGCTGCGCCAGCGACCGTCGCGAAGAGCGACAAGCCGGCCAAATGGGACGTCAATGCACCAACCGGGGCCAGCATCCGCCAGATCCCGATCCGCGTCTCCGAAGGCAGCTGGATGGACCTCGACGTCAGCCCGGATGGCCAGATGATCGCGTTCGCGTTGCTGGGCGACCTCTATACGATGCCGATCGCCGGGGGCGCGCCGAGGCGGATCGCGGAGGGGCTCGCCTGGGAAGTCCAGCCGCGCTTCTCGCCCGATGGCCGGCGGATCGCCTTCACTTCGGACCGCGGCGGCGGCGACAATATCTGGGTGATGAACCGCGACGGTTCGGACAAGCGGCAGGTGACCAGGGAGGAATTCCGGCTGCTCAACCAGCCGAGCTGGAGCCCGGACGGGCGCTATATCGCCGCCAAGAAGCACTTCACCACCGGCCGCTCGCTCGGCACCGGCGAAGTCTGGCTGTACCATGTCTCGGGCGGCGGCGGCGTGATGCTGGTCAAGCGGCCCAACGAGACTCACCAGAAGGAATTGGGCGAGCCGATCTACTCGAAGGACGGCAAGTCGATCTTCTACACGCGCAACGTCACCCCCGGGCCGATCTTCGAATATGCCCAGGATTCGAACACCGAATTGTTCGACATCGAGCGGTACGACCTCGACACCGGAGAAGTGAGCAGCGCGGTGAGCGGTGCCGGCGGCGCGGTGCGGCCGACGCCCTCGCCTGATGGCCGGAAAATCGCGTTCGTGCGGCGCGAGGCGACTCGCTCGAAGCTCTATGTGAAGGACCTCGTCTCGGGCGAGGAGCGCAAGATCTACGACGATCTCGATCAGGACGTGCAGGAGACCTGGGCAGTCACCGGAGTCTATCCCAACATGGCGTGGACGCCCGATGGCAAGTCGCTGCTGTTCTGGGCCAAGGGCAAGATCCGGCGGATCGATGCGGATGGTGCGAACGCCCGCGAAATCCCGTTCACAGTGAACGATACCCGCGGGGTGATCGATGCGCCGCATCCGCAGATCGCCGTTGCGCCCGATCGCTTCACCACCACGATGCCGCGTTTCGCCACAGTATCGCCCGAGGGCGACCGCGTGGTGTTCGAGAGCCTCGGCAAATTGTGGGTCAAGTCGATGGGCGGCGGCGTGGCGAAGCGGTTGACCAGCGGCGGCGACGGCTTCGAGCTGTTCCCCAGCTGGTCGCGCGACGGACGGACGATCGCGTTCGTCGGCTGGACCGACGCGGGGCTGGGACGCATCCGCACCGTCGCGGCCAGCGGCGGAACGCCGCGTGATGTGACCAGCCAGCCCGGACATTATGCCCGCCCGCGCTTCTCGCCCGACGGTAAGACGATCGTGTTCGAGCGGGTTGGCGCCGGCAATCTCACCAGCCCCAATTGGACACAGGATCCGGGCGTGTACCGCGTCGCGGCGTCGGGCGGCGAGCCGGTGCGCGTGGCCAAGGGCATGGCAGCGGCTCAGTTCGGAGCCGCCAACGACCGCATCTTCATGATCGGCGAGGAAGGCAAGGACGGCAAGAGCGAGCGCCAGCTGATCAGCACCGATTTAGGCGGCCAGAACAAGCGCGTCCATGCGAGCGGCGAGATGGTCACCGATTATTCGGTGGCGCCGAGCGGCGAATATGTCGCGTTCCGCCAGAACTATGCCGCGTTCGTCGTGCCGCTGATGCCTGGCAACCAGTCGGTCGGACTGGCGAGCGACGCCAAGGCGCTGCCGGTTACCCGGGCGAGCGCGGGCGGCGCGGATTACATCCACTGGTCGAACGACGGCAAACGGCTGCACTGGAGCCTCGGGCCGACGCTCTACACCGCCGAGACGGCGCAGCTCTTCCCCGACGCGCCGCGGGCCGAAGGCGCCCCCGCGTTCGTTCCGCCGACCAGCGGGGTATCGCTGGCGCGCGAAGTCGCCGCGACAAGGCCCGGCGGGACGGTGGCCATCACCGGTGCGCGGCTGGTGACGATGGCGGATGCTGCGGGCGGGATCATCGACGACGGCGTGGTGGTGATCCGCGGCGACCGGATCGTCGCAGTGGGGCCGCGCGCTTCAATCGCGGTGCCCGCCGGCGCAACCGTGATCGACGCGGCGGGCAAGACGATCATCCCGGGATTGATCGACGCGCATGCCCATGGCCCGGCGGGGAACGACGAGCTGATCCCGCAGAACAATTGGTCGATGCACCAGAATCTCGCGCTGGGCACTACGACGATTCACGATCCGTCGAACCGCTCGAGCGAGATTTTCGCGGCGGCTGAGATGCAACGCGCCGGGCTGATCCTCGCTCCCCGCATCTTCTCGACCGGCGAGATCGTCTATGGCGCCAAGGCGGCCGACGTTTACGCGCAAATCGACAGCCTCGACGACGCGCTGGCGCATGTCCGGCGATTGAAGGCGCAGGGGGCGAACAGCGTCAAGAACTACAACCAGCCGCGGCGCGAACAGCGCCAGCAGGTGGTCGAGGCGGCGCGGCGCGAGAACATGCAGGTGGTAGCCGAGGGCGGATCTTTGTTCGGGATGGACATGAACCTCGTCGCCGACGGCAACTCGACGCTCGAGCATAATGTGCCGCTCGAGACCTTCTACGAGGACGTGCTGCAGTTCTTCTCGCAAACGAAGACCAACTACACGCCGACCCTGGTGGTAACTTATGGCGGACTGGCCGGTGACCCCTATTGGCGGCAGGCGACCGACGTCTATGCCCATCCGCTGCTGCGCGCGCACACGCCGCCCGCGGTTCTGCTCGCCGACAATGCGCGGCGGATCAAGGCGCCGGAGGACAATTTCGTCGACGACGACAATGCCCGTGAAGCCAGCAAGCTGGCGAAGCGCGGCGTGCTCGTCTCGATCGGCGCACACGGGCAGCAGGCGGGGATCGGCGCGCATTGGGAATTGTGGTCGTTCGTGCGCGGCGGCATGACTCCGATCGAGGCGCTGCGCGCGGGAACGATCGTGCCGGCGCAATCGCTCGGCATGGCACGCGACATCGGCTCGCTCGAACCGGGCAAACTCGCCGACCTCGTGGTGCTGGACAAGGATCCGACCACCGACATCCGCAACAGCGACAAGGTGTCGCGAGTGATGCTCGGCGGACGGCTCTACGACGCCGCAACGCTCGACGAAGTGGGGACCGGCACCGCGAAGCGCGGCGCTTATTGGTGGGAAAAGGCGGGGCGGTAG
- a CDS encoding efflux RND transporter periplasmic adaptor subunit — protein sequence MKITFAGLPLVLTLAACGNGSEPVQNHAEAEVGHGEEGVISLTPRQIATAGIEVVSPTIGGNGGAIERPALLESDPQATRIVAATVPGRIVELRHNLGDSVRRGETLAVLESREAAGLQAEVQRAAAGAELARTTLARDEALYTKGFRPLREVQISRAAAKQADVALRLAREQVAASGARGGSYNRIVIAAPISGQVIARSAMLGQTFAADAAETELFRVARLDRLSVTLSLSPADAGRVRPGMTVQVTAPGRSQAARIGFVSPALDTATRQVPAIAMLDNRAGQWRAGEPVTAAIQLPGTGDGAIRVPSTAVQTVEGRTVVFVRTDTGFRAVPVTLGRQDGAMVVVTAGLTGRERIAAANSFTLKSALGAAEAGHED from the coding sequence ATGAAGATCACGTTCGCGGGCTTGCCGCTCGTGCTCACGCTCGCCGCCTGCGGCAACGGTAGCGAACCCGTCCAGAACCATGCCGAGGCCGAAGTCGGGCATGGCGAAGAAGGCGTAATCTCCCTCACCCCCCGGCAGATCGCCACGGCGGGGATCGAAGTCGTCAGCCCGACGATCGGCGGCAATGGCGGCGCGATCGAGCGCCCCGCATTGCTGGAAAGCGATCCGCAGGCGACGCGGATCGTCGCTGCCACCGTGCCCGGCCGCATCGTCGAACTCCGTCACAATCTCGGCGACAGCGTCCGGCGGGGTGAGACGCTGGCGGTGCTCGAAAGCCGCGAGGCGGCGGGCCTGCAGGCCGAAGTGCAACGTGCCGCCGCCGGCGCCGAACTGGCGCGAACCACGCTCGCCCGGGACGAAGCGCTCTACACCAAGGGCTTCCGGCCGTTGCGCGAAGTCCAGATCTCACGCGCCGCCGCCAAACAGGCGGACGTGGCGCTGCGGCTTGCGCGCGAACAGGTTGCGGCCAGCGGCGCGCGCGGCGGCAGCTACAACCGCATCGTGATCGCGGCGCCGATTTCGGGCCAGGTCATCGCGCGCTCGGCAATGCTGGGCCAGACCTTCGCCGCTGATGCGGCAGAGACTGAACTTTTCCGGGTCGCGCGCCTCGATCGGCTGAGCGTCACGCTTTCGCTGTCGCCCGCCGATGCCGGACGCGTGCGGCCGGGAATGACGGTGCAGGTCACCGCGCCCGGACGCAGCCAAGCGGCGCGGATAGGCTTCGTCTCGCCCGCCCTCGACACCGCAACTCGCCAGGTGCCCGCGATCGCGATGCTCGACAATCGTGCCGGGCAGTGGCGCGCGGGCGAACCGGTCACCGCCGCGATCCAGCTTCCGGGGACCGGCGATGGCGCGATCCGCGTGCCCTCGACTGCCGTCCAGACGGTGGAGGGAAGAACCGTCGTGTTCGTGCGCACCGACACCGGCTTCCGTGCCGTTCCGGTCACGCTCGGACGACAGGACGGCGCGATGGTCGTGGTCACCGCCGGCCTCACCGGGCGCGAGCGGATCGCCGCGGCCAACAGCTTCACGCTCAAGTCCGCGCTCGGCGCGGCCGAAGCCGGGCATGAGGACTGA